A portion of the Acidisarcina polymorpha genome contains these proteins:
- a CDS encoding NmrA family NAD(P)-binding protein has translation MGNKKILITAATGVTGSAAAANLLGLGIPVRALVHRIDARSEQLRAQGAEIIEGDLLDFAVLDKALIGITGAYFCYPIQIPGIIESTAFFAQAALDAGVGTVVNMSQISACRISKSVAARNHWIAERLLDRSGIPVTHLRPTFFAEWLIYFAESIRKDNVLPLPFGDARYAPITAEDQGRVISAILNDPTGHAGKIYPLYGPTELSEYEVADLLTEILGRKISYQALEIKGFMPVWEKTVGSKTFNQQHIASVAQECREGLFSGTNDWVEKITLRKPLGMRQFIVQNKGLFA, from the coding sequence ATGGGAAACAAGAAGATACTCATCACGGCGGCGACCGGTGTTACCGGCAGCGCGGCCGCCGCCAATCTACTGGGACTGGGCATTCCGGTCCGGGCATTAGTCCACCGAATCGATGCCCGCTCGGAGCAATTGCGCGCCCAAGGCGCGGAAATCATCGAAGGCGATCTGCTCGACTTTGCAGTCCTCGACAAGGCGTTGATTGGAATCACGGGGGCATATTTCTGCTATCCAATTCAGATACCGGGGATCATCGAATCGACTGCCTTCTTCGCGCAGGCTGCTTTGGACGCCGGCGTCGGCACCGTCGTGAACATGTCGCAGATATCAGCATGCAGGATTTCCAAGAGCGTGGCTGCCAGGAATCATTGGATAGCTGAACGACTGCTCGATCGCTCAGGCATTCCAGTGACTCATCTGCGTCCCACCTTTTTCGCCGAATGGTTGATCTATTTTGCGGAAAGCATTCGGAAAGACAATGTCCTTCCCCTTCCTTTTGGCGACGCGCGTTATGCGCCGATCACCGCCGAAGATCAGGGACGCGTCATCTCTGCCATTCTCAACGACCCGACCGGGCATGCGGGAAAGATCTATCCACTCTACGGTCCGACGGAACTCTCGGAATACGAAGTGGCCGATCTCCTGACGGAGATCCTCGGACGAAAAATCAGCTATCAGGCCCTTGAGATCAAAGGGTTCATGCCGGTTTGGGAGAAGACAGTCGGATCGAAGACGTTTAACCAGCAGCATATCGCTTCCGTCGCACAGGAGTGTCGCGAAGGACTGTTCTCAGGAACAAACGACTGGGTAGAGAAGATCACGCTTAGAAAGCCACTAGGGATGAGGCAGTTTATTGTGCAGAATAAAGGTCTGTTCGCCTAG
- a CDS encoding response regulator transcription factor: MCRIKVCSPRAAHRGSAVSCGNSAAHRGACRRYSFDRARDSGTRLVASGHSNKITAARLSVSEDPVKNHMSSILMKLSANDRNHAVTIAMRRGFLDG, encoded by the coding sequence TTGTGCAGAATAAAGGTCTGTTCGCCTAGAGCAGCGCATAGGGGGAGCGCTGTATCCTGCGGAAATAGCGCAGCGCATCGCGGAGCATGTCGGCGATACAGTTTTGACCGAGCGAGAGATTCAGGTACGCGACTCGTCGCCAGCGGTCACTCGAACAAAATCACGGCAGCACGCCTGTCTGTCTCCGAAGACCCCGTCAAGAATCACATGAGTAGCATTCTTATGAAGCTATCCGCGAACGATCGCAATCATGCCGTTACGATCGCGATGAGGCGTGGCTTCCTCGACGGATAA
- a CDS encoding alpha/beta fold hydrolase produces MNRREIVSGIGAAAAWLVAPSSTRAMVKKHQPENLSGGVGASQAKGSESIPPFVEHRVPRDGHFVYAREYGGKGPTFVLLHGYPDNLHIYDLLIPVVVAAGRHVVAFDFLGFGASEKPAGVDYGFKQQLGDLHAVADFLKLDSIVPVAHDAGGVAAINFTLSKPKLIAGLVLLNTFYADAPTLRIPELIELFSLPQTRAFGLAMASDPKQLAFLLRFQQLQFEIGVSQAQINVIDKLVQPLIFNNFAQHPSAGPAFAALAADLRPQIAANNQEVSKLAELGIPTTIVWGKSDAYLNVGVAQNLAGHFEGASVHLLDAGHWPQLDLPEDVGRYLLAER; encoded by the coding sequence ATGAACAGACGAGAGATAGTCTCCGGAATTGGTGCAGCCGCAGCCTGGCTCGTAGCGCCGTCATCCACAAGAGCAATGGTGAAGAAGCACCAACCTGAAAACCTCTCGGGTGGGGTAGGAGCATCGCAAGCAAAGGGTTCCGAGTCCATACCTCCGTTCGTAGAACACCGCGTCCCCCGAGATGGCCATTTCGTGTATGCCCGAGAATACGGGGGGAAGGGGCCAACGTTTGTTCTCTTGCACGGCTATCCTGACAATCTGCATATCTATGACCTGCTTATTCCAGTTGTCGTGGCTGCTGGCCGTCATGTCGTAGCCTTCGATTTTCTTGGCTTTGGAGCTTCCGAGAAACCTGCCGGAGTCGACTATGGCTTCAAACAGCAACTCGGGGATCTGCACGCGGTTGCCGACTTCCTCAAACTCGACAGCATTGTGCCGGTCGCCCACGATGCCGGTGGCGTGGCCGCTATCAACTTCACCTTGTCGAAACCCAAGTTGATTGCAGGGCTCGTTCTGTTGAACACCTTCTATGCAGATGCACCGACGCTCCGTATACCAGAACTGATCGAACTTTTTTCGTTACCTCAGACACGCGCCTTTGGATTGGCTATGGCTTCCGACCCTAAGCAGCTCGCGTTTCTTCTGAGGTTTCAGCAGCTACAGTTTGAAATTGGCGTCTCGCAAGCCCAGATCAACGTGATTGACAAGCTGGTACAGCCGCTCATCTTCAACAATTTTGCTCAACATCCGAGTGCCGGACCTGCCTTCGCGGCTTTAGCTGCAGATCTTCGTCCCCAGATCGCTGCGAACAATCAGGAAGTGAGCAAGCTAGCAGAGTTGGGTATTCCGACGACCATTGTTTGGGGAAAGAGCGATGCGTATCTCAATGTCGGGGTCGCGCAAAATCTTGCTGGCCACTTCGAAGGAGCCTCTGTACATCTGCTCGATGCCGGCCATTGGCCGCAACTTGATCTGCCAGAAGATGTCGGACGCTACCTTTTGGCAGAGCGCTAG